The following DNA comes from Alienimonas californiensis.
CCGCATCGCCGAGCGTCACCTGGACGTCTACGAGCCGCTGGTGAACCCGCCCGGTTCCCGCGGGCAGTACGCCTTCCTCCCCGAGCCGGCCGTCGAGGCGATGAGAACGCCGAAGGCGCCGGCGCTCGATCGGCCGACCCGTCGGCCGGCGCTCAGCCGGGCCGCCGATCGCGGGACCTTCCGCTATCGGGACGGCCACACCGCGTTGGCGGCGGCCGAGTAATCCCCGTTCGCTCGCCGCCTGCGAGCGTGCGGTTCAAGACGAAGCGTACGCCGCCGCGGGCTTCCGCGGCGGCGTTCAGCAGTTATCAGGACTGTCTTCCCCGCGGAGCACGCGAATCAGTTCTTCCGGCGGGCCGCCCTTCGGCACGTAGGCGGCGGCGCCGGCCTGACACATCGCCTCAGCCATGTCGTCCCGGTCGTGCATCGACAACCCGATCACGCGGACGTTCGGCATGAGATCGCGGACGCGGCGGGTCGCCTCGATCCCGTCCATCCGGGGCATGGTCACGTCCATCACCACAGTATCGGGCAGCAACTCCGCCACGCGCTCGAGCGCTTCGCAACCGTCCGCGGCTTCGCCGACCACCACGATGCCTTCCGTGCTGGACAGCAGCCCGGCCAGCGCGGTGCGCACGATCCGGTGGTCGTCGACGATCATCACGCGGACCGGAGCGGGCGAGGGGGGCGCGACGTCGGGATCGGGCATGGCGCGGGGCGTGAGGGAGAGATGCGGAGCAGGGAGGGTCATCGTGGCTATGAAGGCAGCATCGTCGCGCGAGATCGACAAGTCTCCCCCGGCAAGGCCAGCCTGCTCCGCAAGGCTGAATAGGCCGAAACATTCGTCCGCAGAACGGTGCGAATCGAACCGTTCCGGTCGCTGCGCAGCCATCACGTCCGCGGGAAGTGGATTCGAAACGACCAGTTGCAGTCCGCCCCCCCACACCCGCTCCAGCGTCAGCCGGACGGGCAGGTGAGGAGCATGCTTGGCGGCGTTGAAAAGCAGTTCTCGTGCCGCATGGAACAGGAGCGGTCCCCGGGGGTCGGCTCGATCGACCAGATTCGCCGGGGGCGGCTCGTCCCCCCCGGCGGCGGCGAATCGGATCGGCTGCTGGCCGCGCTCCTCGCTCCGGCGACACAGTGCCGCGAGCGCCGGCACGAGACCGCGGTCGTACAACAACGTCGGCACCAACTCCTGCGTCAGCGCTCGGGCGCGGTTCATCGCCTCATCCAACAGATCGACCGTGATCGCCGCCGGTCCGGGCACCGCGTGCGCGTCCTCTGCGGGGTTGTCCCCGCTCCCGGCGGACAAGCCGTCGCCGGGGGCGGCCTGATCCGCGGCGGCCAGTTCGCGGGCCAGCAGGCCGGACGCCGACATCTTCGCCGCGGCGATGATCTGCTGGAGATCGTCGTGGACGGCATGGGCCAGACGACGCCGCTCCCGGGTTTCCGTTTCCGCCAGGCCCCGGGCGAGCCGTTCCAACTTCGACTTCTGCCGCCGGATGCGGTTGGTCCGAGAGGCCACCTGCAGTTCGAGGGTCGCGTTCATTTCCTGCAGCGCCTCTTCGGCCCGCACCTTCTCCGAGATGTCCTCCACCACGGAGATCGCGTACTCCGCCTCGCCCGCCGCGTCGCGCTGCAAAGCCACGGTCAGTTGGATCCAGACCGCCCCCCCCGGCTTGCGGAGATAGCGTTTCCGCAACGAATAGGACGGGATCTCGCCGCTCAGCAGGCGACCAAACAGCTCCAGATCGTTGACGAGGTCGTCCGGGTGGGTCAGATCCTGGAACGTCAGGGTCCGCAGTTCCTCTTCGGGATAGTCGACGATCTCGCAGAGCCGCCGGTTCACCCGTAGCCAGGTGCCGTCGAGGCCGACGTGGGCCACGCCCACGCCGACGTTCTCGAACGTCCCCCGGAAGCGACGTTCGCTGCGTCTGAGGTCGTCGTTGAGGCGGGCGGCAAGGGCGTCCGCGGCGGCGCGTTCGACCGCCACCGCCGCGGTGTGCGCCAGCGGATCGACGACGCCGAGATCGGCGGGCGTGGGGCGGCGGGGGATGGAATGATAGACGGCGAACGTGCCCAGCAGCGTGCCGTCCGCAGCGGAGACGTTCGTCGTCCAGACCGAACCGACGCCGTGGGCGTCATTGAAGCCGCGGAAGTCGCGGCAGAGCGGGTTGGTGCGCACGTCCTCCACGATCACCCGGGTGTTGTGAAGGGCGGCAGCCCCGCAGGCGCCGCCGCTTTCATCGGCCGGCCAGCCGTCGGTTTCGCGTCGGAACGCGTCCGACACGCTCGGCGCCGCCGCCAACCGCAATCGTTCGCCCGGCGCCGCTCCCCCCCAGGGAGAACTGGGCGGCAACTTGCCCTCCTCAGCCCCCCCCCGCAGGAAGATGCACACGCGGCCGGCCTGGGGCAGAAGGCGCTCGGCCGCCTCGGCCAGCAAAATGAGGACCTCGGCGATCGGGGCGCCGGCGGCCAACCGAGCTAGGCACTCCTGCCGGGCGGCGGCGACCTGCTCCGCCCGCACCCGGTCGGTGATGTCGCGGCAGATCATCGAATAGTGAGTCAGCTCCCCCCGGACGTCCCGATGGGCCGTCAGGCTGTGCAGCATCGGGACCGGACGCCCGTCCGCCCCCATCAGTTCGACGTCGCCGGCCCAGTGCCCCGCACGCGCCGCGGCCGGCAGCCCCTCCTCACGCAGCCGCTGGAATGCGTCGGGTCCGTAGAGGCTCGCGACCGGGCGGCCCTCCGCCTCCTGCCGAGACCGTCCCAGCAGCCGACGGCCGGCCCGGTTCAGCGACTGCACCACGCCCGCTGCCGTAAAGACGCAGACGACGTCCTCCGTTTGCTCCAGCAACTCGGAGAACAGCACAGACCGCCGCGAGACGGCGGCCGATTCCGTCACGTCCCGCACCGTGGCGATCAGGCCGTCCGGCGGGCCGGAGCGGTCGTCGCCGTCCCACGTCGGCCGGCCGGCGGCCCGCACCGTGCGCCCCGCGGGATCCTCCCCGACCTCCGCCTCCCCGACCTCCGCCTCCCCGACCTCCGCCTCCCCTGTTTGCGGCTCCCTCGTCCCCGCCTCGGGGGCGAGGCGGAACTGTCGTTCGCACCAGCCGCCGTCGCGCACCTTCGCCAACGCCTCCTGAACCCCCGGGCGATCGTGCTCATGCACGGCGTCCAGCCATGCCGTCAGGGGGCGGGCGCCCGGTCGGCCCTCGAGTCGCAGCACGGCGAGGGCGCGGTCGTCGGGTTCGAACGTCCCCCGCTCGAAATGGACGCGGCAGGTCCCGACCGCCTCGGCCTCGAACGCGAGATCCTTCTGCACGGCCAACCGGTCGCGTTCGCGGCGGAGGGCGTGCTGCTCCGTGAGGTCCAGCATGAACGCGATCCCGCCGTCGTCATCCACCGCCGCCGCCCCCACCAGCACCGGCACGCGGGAACCGTCGGCGCGGACGTATTCCTTCTCGTACGGCTCGCAGGTTCCGGCGGCGCGGAGTTCGGCCACCTTCTCCGCGTCCCGATCGAGGAACTCCGGGGGGGTCATCGCCGCCCAATCGACGGCCCCCCGCTCCAGGTCGGCCCGGGAGAGGCCGACGAGTTGCAGGAAGGCGTCGTTCGCCTCGGTGACGCCGCCGTCGTACCGAAAAAAGAGGATCCCGAGGAGATCCGTCTCGAACAGCCGACGCAGACGGCGGGAGACGTCCGTTTCCCGAGCCGCGGGTGTCTGCGGGAGCGCTTCGGTCACTTCGCAGGCTCTTCCGCGCCCTCAGCCTTCGCCGCCGCGTCCGCGGCGGCGGGAGAAACCGACAGGCGGAGGTTCCGCCAGGCGACCGGCGCCCCGTGCCCGAGGAAGCCGAACGCCCCGGAGTCCCGCAGCAACCCGGGGTGCTTTTGGCCGTCGACGGCGCCGCCCGCGGAGGCTTCGCGGATGTCCGCATCCACCAGCGTTTTGCCGTTGAGCTTGACCGTCACGCGGTCGCCCTTCAGCGAAATCTCCTCGCGGTTCCAATGCCCGACCGGGGCGAGGTAGCCCCGCAGCGCCGGGATCACGCCGTAGATCGACCCGTGAGCCTGATACGGGGCGATGGTGCGGTAGCGGTCCGCCGCGTTGTCGAGAATCTGCGATTCCATCCCGCTGTAGGCGGCGTTCTCGCCTTTGACGAACCGCAGGCCGACGCCGTTGTTGCCGCCCTCGGGCAGGCGGAATTCGAACCGGACGGTGAAGTCCGACAGTTCCTCCTTCAGGTAGACGTTCCCCCCGCCGCGGCAGGTCATCACGCCGTCCTCGACCGGATAGCCGTCCAGATCGCCTTCCCAGCCGGGCAGGCCGGGTTCCAACGGGATCGCGGTGAAGTCGGCCTCGTCGCCCGGCGGCGGCTGGCGTTCGTCGCCGGCCCGGACGAAGAGGACTTTCGCCTCGGCCCCGTTGACCGCGAACGGAATCGGCTCCTTCCGCGCCGCCGGGGCGTCGACGGCGACGAGGATCGGCGTGCCGTTGAGGTAGGCGATCACGCTGCCGTCGGCCGTCCGCACGTACACGCGGTTGACCGCCGCGGGATCGTAAGCCGCCGCGGCGGCGTCCCGATCCACGAGCATGCACGGAACCGGCCCGCCGTCCGCGCCCGCTCCGCCGCCGGAGCC
Coding sequences within:
- a CDS encoding PAS domain S-box protein, with the translated sequence MTEALPQTPAARETDVSRRLRRLFETDLLGILFFRYDGGVTEANDAFLQLVGLSRADLERGAVDWAAMTPPEFLDRDAEKVAELRAAGTCEPYEKEYVRADGSRVPVLVGAAAVDDDGGIAFMLDLTEQHALRRERDRLAVQKDLAFEAEAVGTCRVHFERGTFEPDDRALAVLRLEGRPGARPLTAWLDAVHEHDRPGVQEALAKVRDGGWCERQFRLAPEAGTREPQTGEAEVGEAEVGEAEVGEDPAGRTVRAAGRPTWDGDDRSGPPDGLIATVRDVTESAAVSRRSVLFSELLEQTEDVVCVFTAAGVVQSLNRAGRRLLGRSRQEAEGRPVASLYGPDAFQRLREEGLPAAARAGHWAGDVELMGADGRPVPMLHSLTAHRDVRGELTHYSMICRDITDRVRAEQVAAARQECLARLAAGAPIAEVLILLAEAAERLLPQAGRVCIFLRGGAEEGKLPPSSPWGGAAPGERLRLAAAPSVSDAFRRETDGWPADESGGACGAAALHNTRVIVEDVRTNPLCRDFRGFNDAHGVGSVWTTNVSAADGTLLGTFAVYHSIPRRPTPADLGVVDPLAHTAAVAVERAAADALAARLNDDLRRSERRFRGTFENVGVGVAHVGLDGTWLRVNRRLCEIVDYPEEELRTLTFQDLTHPDDLVNDLELFGRLLSGEIPSYSLRKRYLRKPGGAVWIQLTVALQRDAAGEAEYAISVVEDISEKVRAEEALQEMNATLELQVASRTNRIRRQKSKLERLARGLAETETRERRRLAHAVHDDLQQIIAAAKMSASGLLARELAAADQAAPGDGLSAGSGDNPAEDAHAVPGPAAITVDLLDEAMNRARALTQELVPTLLYDRGLVPALAALCRRSEERGQQPIRFAAAGGDEPPPANLVDRADPRGPLLFHAARELLFNAAKHAPHLPVRLTLERVWGGGLQLVVSNPLPADVMAAQRPERFDSHRSADECFGLFSLAEQAGLAGGDLSISRDDAAFIATMTLPAPHLSLTPRAMPDPDVAPPSPAPVRVMIVDDHRIVRTALAGLLSSTEGIVVVGEAADGCEALERVAELLPDTVVMDVTMPRMDGIEATRRVRDLMPNVRVIGLSMHDRDDMAEAMCQAGAAAYVPKGGPPEELIRVLRGEDSPDNC